One genomic segment of Primulina tabacum isolate GXHZ01 chromosome 9, ASM2559414v2, whole genome shotgun sequence includes these proteins:
- the LOC142556323 gene encoding small ribosomal subunit protein uS8z/uS8w-like — protein MVRVSVLNDALKSMYNAEKRGKRQVMIRPSSKVIIKFLLVMQKHGYIGEFEFVDDHRSGKIVVELNGRLNKCGVISPRFDIGVKDIEGWTARLLPSRQFGYIVLTTSAGIMDHEEARRKNVGGKVLGFFY, from the exons ATGGTGAGAGTTAGCGTGCTTAATGATGCCCTCAAGAGCATGTATAATGCGGAGAAGCGGGGAAAGAGACAAGTAATGATAAGACCTTCGTCCAAAGTCATTATCAAGTTTCTCTTGGTGATGCAGAAGCATG GATATATTGGGGAGTTTGAGTTTGTAGATGATCACCGGTCTGGTAAAATTGTTGTCGAACTTAATGGAAGGTTGAACAAATGTGGTGTGATCAGCCCTCGGTTCGATATTGGTGTCAAGGATATTGAGGGATGGACTGCGAGGTTGCTTCCTTCCAGACAG TTTGGTTACATTGTGCTGACCACATCTGCAGGCATCATGGACCATGAAGAGGCCAGGAGGAAAAATGTTGGTGGCAAGGTTCTTGGCTTCTTTTATTAG
- the LOC142556324 gene encoding acylamino-acid-releasing enzyme 1, translating into MVVSAHRSVLHSHFNSPLSISPKKISLFSSQPLCVSSSRRSSVLSVMDNSKSNPTKELPVGFDATMLEEYASLSKLLQEFTDIPTIDKAWTFKSDNEDGSQAMFSISQPNTLANKRRKSILSSHILQKNSGSVTFQWAPFPIEVNGVSAMIPSPSGTKLLIIRNPEDGSPTHFEIWGPSDVKDFVVAQSIHGSVYTDGWFEGISWNSDETTVAYVAEEPNPTKPTFNNFGFKTEGATEKECCSWKGQGDWEEDWGETYVGKRRPTLFVIDVNSGEVRAVEGVGDTLSVGQVVWAPSTEGDQYLVFVGWLSSDRKLGMKYCYNRPCFLYAVKAPSFKLEDSLTRNPAEDLLIINLTIGISSAFFPRFSPGGKYLIFLSARSSVDSGAHSATDSLHKIDWPSDGKLGPHLEIVDVVPVVMCPEDGCFPGLYCSKFLSEPWLSDGHTIILSSVWGSVQAILSVNVLSGRVSLISPNSSNFSWDVLAIDADNIIAICSSVIDVPQIKYGSLIHKTSTDAKWNWLDVFSPITKCYENVKSLMSSSQVSILKIPVRSMPENFTEGASKPFEAIFVSSKSKMPNGQEPMIVILHGGPHSVSLSSFSKSLAFLSSLGYSLLIVNYRGSLGFGEEALQSLPGNAGDVSDVLTAIDYVIDKGLADPSKIAVLGGSHGGFLTTHLIGQAPDRFVAAAARNPVCNLALMVGTSDIPDWCFFEAYGSEGKALFTESPSPEQLAVFHSKSPISHISKVKTPTLFLLGAKDLRVPISNGLQYARALKKKGVETKVIVFPEDVHGIERPQSDFESFLNIGVWFKKYCR; encoded by the exons ATGGTAGTATCAGCACATCGGTCAGTGTTGCACTCCCACTTCAACTCTCCACTCTCTATTTCCCCCAAGAAAATCTCACTTTTTTCTTCACAGCCACTCTGCGTCTCCTCCAG TCGAAGATCATCGGTTTTATCTGTCATGGACAATTCAAAATCCAACCCCACCAAAGAACTGCCAGTTGGTTTTGATGCAACTATGCTTGAAGAATATGCTTCTCTTTCTAAGTTACTCCAAGAATTCACAGATATCCCTACCATAGATAAAGCATGGACTTTTAAATCTGACAATG AAGATGGTTCTCAGGCTATGTTTTCCATTAGCCAACCAAATACTTTGGCCAACAAGAGGAGGAAATCCATATTATCCAGTCACATTCTACAAAAAAATAGTGGTTCTGTAACTTTTCAGTGGGCCCCATTTCCTATCGAAGTTAACGGTGTCTCTGCTATGATACCCTCTCCATCAGGTACAAAGCTACTAATTATTCGAAACCCTGAGGATGGCTCTCCAACACACTTTGAAATATGGGGCCCATCTGATGTGAAGGACTTTGTTGTTGCGCAATCTATCCATGGATCGGTATATACTGATGGATG GTTTGAGGGAATCTCATGGAACTCAGATGAAACCACTGTAGCTTATGTTGCCGAGGAACCTAATCCCACAAAACCCACTTTTAATAACTTTGGTTTCAAAACCGAAGGTGCCACAGAGAAGGAATGCTGTAGCTGGAAGGGTCAAGGTGATTGGGAAGAGGATTGGGGAGAAACTTATGTCGGCAAAAGGCGGCCAACACTTTTTGTCATTGATGTCAATAG TGGAGAGGTACGTGCTGTTGAAGGAGTAGGAGACACATTAAGTGTTGGCCAAGTTGTATGGGCACCATCAACTGAAGGCGATCAATATTTGGTATTTGTTGGGTGGCTTTCAAGTGATAGGAAACTTGGTATGAAATATTGCTACAATAGGCCTTGTTTCTTGTATGCAGTTAAAGCACCATCTTTCAAATTGGAAGACAGCTTAACCAG AAATCCCGCTGAAGATTTACTCATTATCAATTTGACCATTGGCATCAGCAGTGCATTCTTTCCTCGGTTCAG CCCAGGTGGGAAATACCTCATCTTTTTGTCTGCACGAAGTTCTGTGGACTCCGGGGCACATTCAGCTACAGATTCACTTCATAAGATTGATTGGCCGTCTGATGGAAAGCTCGGACCCCATCTGGAAATTGTAGATGTG GTTCCTGTTGTGATGTGTCCTGAAGATGGCTGTTTTCCTGGGCTTTATTGCTCTAAGTTTCTCAGTGAACCATGGCTTTCTGATGGACATACCATCATTTTATCTTCTGTTTGGGGCAGTGTTCAAGCAATACTTTCAGTGAATGTATTAAG TGGAAGAGTGTCACTGATCAGTCCAAATAGCTCAAACTTTTCTTGGGATGTCCTTGCTATAGATGCAGACAATATCATTGCCA TTTGCAGTAGCGTAATTGATGTTCCTCAAATCAAGTATGGCAGTCTCATTCACAAGACTTCTACAGATGCTAAATGGAATTGGCTTGACGTTTTTAGCCCCATAACCAAATGCTATGAAAAT GTTAAGTCTTTAATGTCTTCCTCTCAGGTTAGTATATTGAAGATTCCGGTCAGGAGCATGCCTGAGAACTTTACAGAAG GTGCAAGCAAACCATTTGAAGCTATCTTTGTATCTTCCAAATCCAAGATGCCTAATGGGCAAGAACCAATGATAGTAATCCTTCATGGTGGTCCTCACTCTGTTTCATTGTCCAGTTTCTCAAAGTCCTTGGCTTTCCTCAGTTCACTGGGTTACAGTTTGTTGATTGTGAATTATAG AGGTTCATTGGGATTTGGTGAAGAAGCATTGCAGTCTCTTCCAGGGAATGCTGGG GATGTCAGTGATGTTCTCACCGCAATAGACTATGTTATCGATAAGGGACTCGCGGACCCATCAAAAATAGCCGTTCTTGGTGGTTCACATGGTGGATTTTTGACAACGCACTTGATTGGTCAG GCACCGGACAGATTTGTTGCAGCAGCTGCCAGAAACCCTGTATGCAACCTTGCCTTGATGGTTGGCACATCTGATATTCCCGATTGGTGTTTCTTCGAGGCATATGGAAGTGAGGGAAAAGCTCTCTTTACCGAATCCCCTTCACCAGAACAACTTGCTGTGTTTCACAGCAAGTCTCCGATTTCTCACATATCTAAG GTCAAAACTCCCACACTGTTCCTTCTTGGAGCTAAGGACCTTCGTGTGCCGATTTCCAACGGATTACAA TATGCACGAGCATTGAAGAAGAAAGGAGTGGAAACTAAGGTGATTGTGTTTCCAGAAGATGTGCATGGCATTGAACG ACCACAGTCCGATTTTGAGAGCTTCCTCAATATTGGAGTCTGGTTCAAGAAGTACTGCAGATAG
- the LOC142556325 gene encoding uncharacterized protein LOC142556325, producing MGALISKFWFMLFPAKEYKIVVVGLDNAGKTTTLYKLHLGEVVTTHPTVGSNVEEVVYKNIRFEVWDLGGQERLRTSWATYYRGTHAVIVVIDSTDRARISIVKDELFGLLPHEDLQNAVVLIFANKQDIKDCMTPAEITDALSLHSIKNHDWHIQASCALTGEGLYDGMGWIAQKVTGKATS from the exons ATGGGTGCACTCATATCCAAATTCTGGTTCATGCTGTTTCCGGCGAAGGAGTATAAGATCGTCGTGGTGGGTTTGGACAACGCCGGAAAAACGACGACGCTCTACAAGCTTCATTTAGGGGAGGTGGTCACCACCCACCCTACTGTTGGAAGCAATGTCGAGGAGGTTGTTTACAAGAATATTCGTTTCGAG GTATGGGATCTTGGTGGGCAAGAACGACTCAGGACGTCGTGGGCAACATACTATCGTGGGACTCATGCTGTTATCGTGGTAATTGACAGCACAGACAGAGCCAGGATTTCTATCGTGAAGGACGAATTATTTGGACTCCTTCCACACGAAGATCTACAAAATGCGGTTGTTCTCATATTTGCAAACAAGCAGGATATTAAGGATTGCATGACACCTGCTGAAATTACCGATGCTCTCTCACTTCACAGTATCAAGAATCATGATTGGCATATTCAAGCTAGTTGTGCTCTTACTGGTGAAGGTTTATACGATGGCATGGGATGGATAGCGCAGAAAGTAACTGGGAAAGCAACTAGCTGA
- the LOC142556326 gene encoding guanine nucleotide-binding protein subunit gamma 2-like → MQTGSSGELRSPTGAADTRGKHRVSAELKRLEQETRFLEEELEQLEKMKKASAACKEMLSTIETRPDPLLPVTNGPINPIWDRWFEGLQDSSGCRCRIL, encoded by the exons ATGCAAACTGGGAGTTCAGGTGAGCTTCGATCGCCGACGGGAGCAGCGGATACAAGAGGGAAACACAGGGTTTCTGCTGAATTGAAGAGACTTGAGCAAGAAACTCGATtcttggag GAAGAATTGGAACAGCTCGAGAAAATGAAGAAAGCATCAGCTGCTTGTAAGGA GATGCTGAGTACTATTGAGACAAGACCAGATCCTCTTCTTCCTGT AACGAATGGTCCGATAAATCCAATCTGGGATCGATGGTTTGAAGGGCTTCAAGATTCTTCTGGATGTAGGTGCCGGATACTATGA
- the LOC142556786 gene encoding calmodulin-1, translating to MVDAVLNEEQIVEFKEAFSLFDKDGDGCITIEELATVIRSLDQNPGEEELQDMINEVDSDGNGTIEFAEFLTLMAKKVKETGSEEELKEAFKVFDKDQNGYISATELRHVMINLGEKLSDDEVEQMIREADLDGDGQVNYDEFVKMMLTTG from the exons ATGGTGGATGCAGTACTTAATGAAGAACAGATTGTTGAGTTCAAAGAAGCCTTCAGTCTATTTGACAAAGATGGTGACG GTTGTATTACCATCGAAGAATTGGCAACAGTGATAAGGTCTCTGGATCAGAACCCCGGTGAGGAGGAGCTTCAAGATATGATTAATGAAGTTGATTCTGACGGGAATGGGACTATCGAATTTGCTGAGTTCTTGACTCTTATGGCCAAGAAAGTCAAG GAAACTGGTTCGGAGGAGGAGCTCAAAGAAGCATTCAAAGTGTTTGACAAAGATCAAAATGGTTACATTTCAGCTACTGAG CTGCGTCATGTAATGATCAATTTAGGGGAAAAATTAAGCGATGATGAGGTTGAGCAGATGATTAGAGAAGCCGATTTGGATGGCGACGGGCAAGTTAATTACGATGAATTTGTGAAGATGATGCTGACTACTGGTTGA
- the LOC142556327 gene encoding small ribosomal subunit protein eS1-like, with translation MAVGKNKRISKGKKGGKKKATDPFAKKDWYDIKAPSIFNTRNVGKSLVTRTQGTKIASEGLKHRVVEVSLADLQGDEDHAFRKIRLRVEDVQGKNVLTNFWGMDFTTDKLRSLVKKWQSLIDAHVDVKTTDNYTLRMFCIGFTKKRVNQQKRTCYALSSQIRQIRRKMREIMVNQAQSCDLKDLVQKFIPESIGKEIEKATSSIYPLQNVYIRKVKILKAPKFDLGKLMEVHGDYSEDVGIKLERPAEETMAEVAEVIGA, from the exons ATGGCTGTCGG AAAGAACAAGAGGATTTCAAAGGGTAAGAAGGGAGGCAAGAAGAAAGC GACTGATCCGTTCGCCAAGAAAGATTGGTATGATATCAAAGCGCCTTCAATATTCAATACCCGAAATGTTGGCAAAAGCCTTGTTACTCGTACTCAGGGTACAAAG ATTGCTTCGGAAGGACTCAAGCATCGTGTCGTTGAGGTGTCCTTGGCTGACCTTCAAGGTGATGAAGACCATGCCTTCAGAAAGATCCGCTTGAGAGTTGAAGATGTTCAGGGCAAGAACGTTCTCACAAATTTCTGG GGTATGGACTTTACTACTGATAAGTTGAGGTCACTTGTCAAGAAGTGGCAGTCATTGATTGATGCTCATGTTGATGTCAAGACAACTGACAATTATACTCTGAGGATGTTTTGCATTGGTTTCACCAAGAAGCGTGTGAATCAGCAGAAGAGGACATGTTACGCACTTTCCAGTCAAATTCGTCAA ATCCGGAGGAAGATGCGGGAAATCATGGTTAACCAGGCACAATCTTGTGATCTCAAGGATTTGGTTCAGAAGTTCATTCCCGAGTCAATTGGAAAAGAGATTGAAAAGGCTACTTCTAGCATTTACCCTCTGCAAAATGTGTACATTAGGAAGGTTAAGATCTTAAAAGCTCCCAAATTCGACCTTGGCAAGTTAATGGAG GTTCACGGTGATTATAGTGAAGACGTCGGTATCAAGCTGGAGAGGCCTGCTGAGGAGACTATGGCTGAGGTGGCCGAAGTCATCGGTGCTTAG